In the Pan paniscus chromosome 8, NHGRI_mPanPan1-v2.0_pri, whole genome shotgun sequence genome, one interval contains:
- the LBX1 gene encoding transcription factor LBX1, with amino-acid sequence MTSKEDGKAAPGEERRRSPLDHLPPPANSNKPLTPFSIEDILNKPSVRRSYSLCGAAHLLAAADKHAPGGLPLAGRALLSQTSPLCALEELASKTFKGLEVSVLQAAEGRDGMTIFGQRQTPKKRRKSRTAFTNHQIYELEKRFLYQKYLSPADRDQIAQQLGLTNAQVITWFQNRRAKLKRDLEEMKADVESAKKLGPSGQMDIVALAELEQNSEATAGGGGGCGRAKSRPGSPVLPPGAPKAPGAGALQLSPASPLTDQPASSQDCSEDEEDEEIDVDD; translated from the exons ATGACTTCCAAGGAGGACGGCAAGGCGGCGCCGGGGGAGGAGCGGCGGCGCAGCCCGCTGGACCACCTGCCTCCGCCTGCCAACTCCAACAAGCCACTGACGCCGTTCAGCATCGAGGACATCCTCAACAAGCCGTCTGTGCGGAGAAGTTACTCGCTGTGCGGGGCGGCGCACCTGCTGGCCGCCGCGGACAAGCACGCGCCGGGCGGCTTGCCCCTGGCGGGCCGCGCGCTGCTCTCGCAGACCTCGCCGCTGTGCGCGCTGGAGGAGCTCGCCAGCAAGACGTTTAAGGGGCTGGAGGTCAGCGTTCTGCAGGCAGCCGAAG GCCGCGACGGTATGACCATCTTTGGGCAGCGGCAGACCCCTAAGAAGCGGCGAAAGTCGCGCACGGCCTTCACCAACCACCAGATCTATGAATTGGAAAAGCGCTTTCTATACCAGAAGTACCTGTCCCCCGCCGATCGCGACCAAATCGCGCAGCAGCTGGGCCTCACCAACGCGCAAGTCATCACCTGGTTCCAAAATCGGCGCGCTAAGCTCAAGCGGGACCTGGAGGAGATGAAGGCCGACGTAGAGTCCGCCAAGAAACTGGGCCCCAGCGGGCAGATGGACATCGTGGCGCTGGCCGAACTCGAGCAGAACTCGGAGGCCACAGCCGGCGGTGGCGGCGGCTGCGGCAGGGCCAAGTCGAGGCCCGGCTCTCCGGTCCTCCCCCCAGGCGCCCCGAAGGCCCCGGGCGCTGGCGCCCTGCAGCTCTCGCCTGCCTCTCCGCTCACGGACCAGCCGGCCAGCAGCCAGGACTGCTCGGAGGACGAGGAAGACGAAGAGATCGACGTGGACGATTGA